The genomic interval GCGGCTGACCAATGTTTACATTTCTCTTTCTTACGACGCTCAATCAAAAGGGACAAAGTCAACAGAATCACGGCGCTGTTATTCATCAATTCAGAGACACTGTGCATGTGGCTCAGGTTACAGCGGCGGATGTGCTTGTGGGTAGCTGCCAATAGAAGGAGTGCTTGAAGCGACATGAGGCGGCGGCGCCTACGGACAACAATAATGAAGTGAATTTCAATATTTACCACATCCTTGTTGCTAAAGCTGAAAAACGTTCCCcttgtgtgtttggctgcttcCACAAGATACCGAAGTGTAACATGTGTTGGTCCATGCTAATGGATCCATGTCATACCTCCATCTGACCCATCTGGGTAACGACACACTTCTTCTCCGCGGGACTCGGATCGCGAGTGTTCAATGGGGCTTCctgtgaaacaacaacaacaacagacggGCTGTGCTCACAACGGACGCACGTGAACCCCGGACGTCACCGGGAGCTTCCCTACCTTCGGCCTCGACAGAAAGGTAGCAGTGTTCGCAGTCACGCGGTGGGGATTCTGTGATGCGACGGGGGCACTTTTGCAGCACACTGGCGGTACTCTTAAGGTTGAATGGGCAGTCCACACACTGGCACCtctctccgccgccgccgccgcagtgCACGAGAGCACGCTTCTCATTTGATCTGTGGGGTGCGTCAAGAGAGCAGTGGGGTTTCAGTTTCGGGCCCCGGAGCTTTTCCCTGTTATTTGTTCATTAATTCGGCTCCTTTTCGGGATGCGGGTCGCAATCAATATGAGTGTAACTGGAGCTGACAGACTGTCTGCGGGTCCGTTAGCACCTGCTAACGGACCGCTTGGCACTTTCTACAGAGTGACCTCGCACTGTGGCAGCTGGGCCCGGGGCCCACCCCTCCATGTACACCGAGGGTCCCTCAGCGAGGCGCCCACTTCAGCTCGAACAGAGCAGCTTTCATAAGCCAAAACCAGAccgcccaacccccccccccccccctcgcacgGCCGTACAACCCCATCACAGCTCACACCACCGCCATGTCCAAACAAGGTGGAGTCTACGATGTGGCCAAAGGTTCGGGGGTTTGCTTCGGGCCATGCCAATAAAAACAGgccggagagggagggaaacccAGGCCcagaccagctgctgctgcaaataAGCATGAAAAAACCCCCGAAAGTGAAAACACATCCCGACGAGCAACAATCGTTCTGATTATAATcagcgtttttttcttctattttcacTACCGGCTTCGCGGCTGGATGAACTCTGTAAGCGCTGGCTTTTAGGGTCTTGAAAGAATTTGTGAAAGAGAAGCACCTGCATTCATTCGGCTTTTCATGCAGCAGCCGTTCAGGCCCGAGATCTGAGCCTCGGTGCTTCTGCCTTCGCTTTTCCTAACCGCAGCAAAAACCCGTGTTTAACCAGCTCGCTGCCTCGGTTTGGCCTCTCTGACCCTCAGACAGGCTGAACAGACAGCGAAGGAGAAAGCGAGCAGGCGCGAGGATGACTCACGATGTGAGGAGaattgttcacacacacacacacacacacaatcccaaaACCGAAAAGGGACACGCAGATGGCCCCTCACATCGCCTGCATCGCTGCAGCGTTTATCTCTGATGGGTATCAGAGGTACTGAGCGTGTCTGGCTTAACCTCGCAGCAAAGACTTTTGAGGGGGTGCATGCgactttaattaaaacaaataaatgtacacCTTAAACATTTGCTTTTAACTTTACTTAAGAATCAGTCATTGCTGCTTATGTTATCTTTTCTAACTGGAATTAAATGACTTTTTTGACCTGTGACTATCTATCATttaataacgtgaaaaatagcCACATTGTGAACAGCGGTTAATTGGTCGGCCGTACGTTTGTTGGGGCGTTACAgcatatttaaaaagaagaaattctACACAAACTGTATTAAATTGTACCAAAACATCTACACTTGGACAGCTGGAGCCTTTCTGTGATGTGGATGAATAACTACGGCCAAAGTGTTGATATTAATACGCGACTAGTGTTTGATAAACACCTGACAAGTTGTGAGCCTATCCTTCAGGAGCATGTGTAAGATATGAACAGAATTTaagtttaaaacatttttaaaaatgaacaattgaCCTCATATGAGAGAAGTCTTTGTATTGTGTTACAGAGATGTCTACTAACCAGCTAGCCCCCCTAcatccccccgtcctcccctcgTACCTCGATGGACGACAGTGAGTCACTGAAGGTCAGTCTGACCTCGGGCCAACATGAGAGGCGAAGAAGAGGAAGTAGAGCTGGGGGGCTTTTTGAGGCACAGGGTCCGTGTGCATTATGATAGTCGGTTTATTGGATTAAATCcaaagcagcagaaaggagAAAATGAGTAAGAGCGGAGTGGGCGACCGCTCGGGAAGTGCTCAGAGTTTTAGCAGTTTCATCACATTTTTCTGCCTATTCTTGCCCTGCTGTTTGTAGTTatctttttggttgtttttttttatacaagatGATGACATTGAAATTAGATTGTGTGGACCTGACCCAGTTCAcaataaaaggacagaaaaaaaacaactaacaaATACGTGTCGAAATAGTCTTTTTGTTCTCTCATGTCTGAAGAATCCAGGGCTGTTCTTTTTGAACACTGACTTTCTGCCCAATCACATTCCGTATAACGACTGATGCCATGTATGGACATGTGCACTTTCTGCCCCTTCCATTGGTGTTAATGGACGAGGGTGaaacgtgctgctgctgcatgtgaATGGTAAATTATTCTCTGCGGGCGCAAAGGAACGAGGTAGATCGCTGGCTTCGGCCCCTCAACAGACGGTTTACACAACATACCACAATATATGGCGCAAGCCGTAATAAAGGGGATTTGACGCTGTAAATACAGACGGTATGTCACGGGTAAACCATCAGCTCGTGTTCTTCAACTGTCGCGAGATGGTACTCACCCTCGCTCCGAGCTCCAAACTTCGGGAGCTGGTTTGTTTCTGGAGCCCGACTGTGCTTCCTCCTCCGCGTTcttcctctcatcctccctctctccttctctgtggGAGCCGTTGCCGTCCGCTGACAGCTGTCCCTTCGTCGCTCCCTCGGGGTCCCTGCGGTACGGGTGGCTGTTGTAAACCTACACCCGAAAGAGACATGGGCAAATTCACCAACTCTGCTCCAGCATGCCCAGGGAGACAAAAATCGGGAAGTCTCATTTGAACGTTGGTTTTAAATGGCATTTGTTGAAGCACATGTAGTATTTTGTCCATTGCGATTCATCATTGTTAAGATTTCTATACACTCTTATACATGCACCCTTGTTATAATCCTGCAATGCAAACCCAAACTATGCTGCACCTTCTATACAGAAGAAAAGGTCAAGAGTCTGTTTACGCTGACCTAGCAATGATGTAAAAATGACCCTTGGGTCGGTGGCTTTGGTCCCCAACCATCTAAAAGAGGTATATCTCAGTATAAAATGTGTTCTTTTGCATGTTAACTAAAATCTCtctcctttttgggggggggatcagacAAATAAACGTGACATATCCAGATGTTCTCTAGTGgtggttctttttttctttttacacacaGTGCCATCGATACACAGATTCCTGTCAATATTTAATTAACTACCTCAGTGGAGCACGGCCTCTTGGTGTCCTCTTGCTCCATGGACTCAGACGTCCTGACTGACATGGGGGATACGGTGTAGATGGAGGGACTGAGCCTCTGCTTGCACTGCAGCAAGGAGAGAGCCGTCCGGCTTGAGAGGCCAGGCGGGTTGGGGTCATAGCCGCTGGTGGACCACGACGAGTACACTGAGGGCTTCTGTTCATCCAGAGTACAAGGGTTCGGTTTAATGTAGTTTAAATAGCACCAGCTATTACAGGTGCTGGACAGCAGACCGGGGTACGAGGGGCCAACATGTGCAATGGAAGAACAAACACTGGGTAGACGTGTCTGATTTTCCCTTTTGAGTACCTGATTGCGAGGGTCCACGGATGCCCCGTCGGCACgtcccacctccccctcctcctcctcctcctcctttactcgtttctgctgctgctgtgactcGGGTGGGAGCTCCATACTGTTTGAAGGGGAGAGCATGCGCTTGTTGCCCCCTGAGCCTGATACCCTCAGGCCATCGTCCGACCACGTTTGAGGGTCTGTACTGGTGTTCCTGTGTTGTCTTTCAGCTGTTGGGTGGCCCGTGTTTTGTGAAACAGCATCGACCGCCTCCTGGGGCCTTGGGGAGGTGGACCGAGAAAACGAAGTGTAAATGGCACACGCCAGGTTGAGCGTGTCCGTCTGGAGACGCACCGCTACTGCTGGAGACGGGACGGGCCTCAGGAGCTCCAGGCTGGAAGTGATGTGAGGGGAGGCCGCGGGCTGGATGTGCGAGGGATTTAGCCGGACCTCTGAATAATCACCGCGCAGTAAGGGAATCTCGAGCTTCAGCCCTGTAGACATGGGGAGATAGTGAGCCCTGGCTGCCCCTGATGGTCCGTGTGGAGGATAGTGTCGCGGTGTCCGAAGAGGCGGCTGCTCTGCGTCGACGCGTGAGGCCTCATTTACGGGATCTATACACGCGATACGTTCCGCGCTGCCTGTCAACTGAACGTTTTGACCGAGCTTCCACTGAGAGAAGATGTCTTCGCCTTGCAATCTCCCCGGCTTACGCGTGACTGCGTCACCCGACAAAGGCGAGGCGGGGGACCTGCTGCACTGCACAGAAGCCGGGCCGACTTTAGAAGACGCGGTGGAGCTCACGCGTTCGGGACTTTGGCTCGGCGCGGTGCGCTGCTTCTCCTCTTCCGCCTCCTCATCTGGATCTCTAATGGCAGTGTGCCTTACAAGGAGAcactttctcctctccctccagccGACTGCCGAGCGCTCGGGGGACAGACAGCTGTAGTCAAAGGACTTACTGCGGGCCTCGGCCATGAGGACACTCAGCTGCGGGTCGTGAGGCGCCTGCTCCGACGCGGAGCGCCTCATCTCTCGCTGCTGATGCGCCCCGGGCACCGTCAACATGTGAGGAGCCCTGGACCTCCTCAGCGGGGTCGGACCCGCCGTCTCCAGGTCGGGTCTGTTCGACTCTTCGAAGGATGTGGAACGGCTGGACGCATAAGACGCACTGCTGTCCTGACTAGGGCTGCGGGGCAGGGACACGGAGTCGAAACTGGATTCCCCGGAGGATTGGGCAGCCTCGGCTAGACGTAGGCGCTTCTTCTTCGGAGGGAGCTTTTCGATGGGGAGCTGGGACAGAGAGGTGCTTCTCTGCGGCCACTGAAATTCCTCCGCTTTCTCTGGAGGTTTCACTGAGGGTGTTGGCTCTATCGAGGTCGACGCGCTCACGTTGGGATCCTCTGTGACCAGTATTTCGGGGACCCGCACACCGTGTTGGGCGGCCAGCTGTCCAGTCGCTGGTTTTGTCGAATGTTGGGGTTGTCTCTGATAATCTTCGTGAAGTGGAGAGTTTTTTGGTGCCTCTAGTCCGTCGATGCAAAACGATTCCTGTTTCTCAAAGGAACGAGTGTGTTGGATTACAGAACAGGTTTGAAGAGCAGGTCTTCTGGGCCCCTCATAAGCCACATTGCTCTCGTCCCTACACTGTCCTGGCAACAGGGCAGTAGAAGGTAACGAAGGAGACGAGGGATCATCCAATTCTAaactctcttctttccttctcttgCGCATTGCTGAAGCTCCCGCTCTGACCGCATGGTTTGTTGGCGGCGAGCCCCCCATTTGACTAACGACCACGTCGTTTTTGGGACGATGCGCTAAGCACAGGCTTTTCTTGTGTCTCTTATAACCTTCCCAATCATTGCATCCGGTGCCACAGGCCTCGCACTCATATGGCAGCGGTTGGCTTTGCCTGTGGTCAGGCACGGCGGTAACCCTGTCGGGGTGAAGTAAACCAGAACCCTCTCGTTCTTCTCTCGAAAGTTCCCCACCAAGCGGGATCTCAATAGCTGGCTGGCGCCTGAGCATCCGGTAGCGACGGGACGCCTGCGTTTCAGGCGGCTGGTGTTCGTCGAAGGACTGAGTTAAGCGGAACTTACCGAGGCCACCGCTGGAGGCGTCGAATGAACTGGCTGCGGCCGGCATGGAGTGACTTCTTACCAAAGGGGCGTTGGACGTTTGGCCAGCCGGCTGCTCCGCACTTGAGGACGTATGCTGAAATTTTTCACACGGAACTCCCATGGTGATGGAGCCACTGCTTTTATAACTCGGGTCTCCAGCTTTAGGGCTGTGGATTAATGCGTCTTTCACGGATGAACTCTTCTGGGACTCTGAACTATTCTTCCTGGAGAGGGAGAATCTCCTCGGCTTCACGCTGTCAATTTTACTGGTGTCAACCACCGCCTCGTTGATGGTGATGAGTTTGGTGATGTGATCAATGACCTGCTTCTTGGGGACCGTGAATGCCATGTTTTTGTCCTCCTGACCAGAGGGCTGCTGGTTATGTTGCCGGGACATCCGCTGCAGGTGGCCGAGACGCCCGTACTTGCCGAGGATGATTTCTGCATAGCTTTTGGCACTTGTGTTCGGCGGGCTGTCCTGTGACCGCTCGGTGCTCTCGGAGCGAGAGAAATAGCCTGATTCTGTGCTGCCTTTGCTCCCTAAAATGAGCGACGAGGTCTTCTCGTCAGAGCCGGGTTTCCCTCGACTCAGACGCAGGGCCAGTCTCTTTTTCACTGCCCGAGAGTCTTCGTTTCCCGTGGCGCCATCTTTGGCCCGGTCGGTCTCGCGGCTCTCGGTTGAGGCCGCGCCGCTTTGTCTTTCCGCGAGGGAAGAGGCCGACACCAGCTGTCTGCTTTCATCCTCCGACTCGGTGACTTGCTCTTCCAAAGTTCTCGGCTCCCCGGGCGCCAGACCCGCCTTCACCCTGTGCGTGTGCGACTTGCGGTGTTTGTACAGGTTACTTTTGGTCTTGAAAGAGAAGCCACACGGGGCGCAGGGATAAGGTCTTTCCCCCGTGTGTGAGCGGATGTGCTTCTGTAGGACACTCGGCTTGGCACACGCGCGGCCGCAGTACGTGCAGACGTATTTGCCGGGTCTCTGAGGCTTGCGCTCGCGTTTCGGTTTCGGGTCGCCGTCCTGGCTGTCCGGTTTGGACCGGGGGGGGCCTCCCGCCGAGCCCGGTGACGGACTGAAAACTGCGCTCGCTTTCGGCCCCTCATGACTGTGTTCCAGCGCTGCGTCCGACTCGGCGCTCTGCCGCTGGTGCCTGAGGCGCTTCCGTTCAGGATGCTGCCTCCGGGGCGGTTTGGGCTGCTGCGGCGTGCCACGGGGTTTCGGGGAGCCCGCCAGGTGTTGCCGCCGGGGCCGGGGGGGAGACTTCGGCCGCGGCCCTCGGTGAGGAGACTCTGGTTGACGACGCTCTTGACCTCCGGCCTCCTCCCCAGTCGTGAGGCGACTATGCGAGGCCTCCATAAAATGGGAGGACAGCCTCAGGCAGACACGTGGGATGCGTCCGCCCGCGTCCGGCTACAGAGCGCACGCCGAGTCATTAACTGGAGATGAACTGGAGTGAATTCTATGAAATGATGTCCACTTCAGAGTGCCTCATAACTTTCCGCTTGTTTTCGGTTCAACTTTACGGCTTGACGGCAGAATGATGCCGTCAAACGTTCAACGGCTGCATCAAAGAATGCAGCCGTGACACGTCCGGCGTGGTGGAGGACGTCCTCTGCCGGGCAAACTTGAAGCGTCCCATCGCGAAGCGCTGGGCCAGTCAGACGCTCGGTaaactcaattcaattcatgAGTCTTCACTCTTCTCGGCGTGAAGATctgtaaagacaaacaaaatgttatATAAAACAGCATACAGTCCAACTTCAACACACAAATagccctctaccccccccccccccccaaccctctctTTGCTAAATAtagatatttacattttatatgtTGTATAATCACTCATGTCATAACATTCAGCTCTCACATTTGTTTCCCGCGGCGGCTGAATACAGTTAAATAAGGATGGTTTATGCAATATTTTTGTCTAAAAATATATCAGGATCCAGAAGATGAAAACGATGATTCTGCAAAGGCTTTATGTCCACTGGCTGCAACATTTCAATGCAGCGTAATCTCAATTTGTCGTAATCTTCTCCGATTTTTAAATCAACCATGCATTACTTATATTTGTAACCATGTACTGTAATATTTTTCTGCCGGATCCTGTCCAATCCTACAAAGACCCAAATccgcaagaaaaaaacaaaaaccaacagaCAATAGTATTATCATTTGGACTCTTTGTTCTCTGAATCTTTCAAAACAAATACATCGAATTGAAATACAAATCCTCCTGCTAGAAGGAGTTACTCATAAAATGTCATATAAGCACCTATTTTTGTCTTAATGGAATTATCCTGCAAGAAATTTCTTTGCATAATTAATCACACCGCGATGAACTAAGGGGCCGAGGCACAATGTCTCGGCACGCTCGAATGAATGCCGCGCGTTCGTCATCAAGCCACGCTTCATTCGAGATGATGCTCGTCAGACAGTGCTGCCGTACAGTACTGCCACATTGCAGGACATGGATCTCTGCTTCATCACCCAATCGAGTATGGATCATCATCTCTTGAAAAAGTCAAACGAGCCGAGCCAAAAGGAAGGCGGGAAGGTGGCTGGTAactgtgagcgcacacacacacacacacacatacacacacacacacatacacacaaggtGGAGATACTGAAGAGAGCTCCCGATGTGATTTTGTGCCAGCATGCTGAAACAGTAAACAAGCCATCCCACGCGCTGACCAGCTGGTTTCTACGCCCACGTTTCTGCTAGAAGACGGCAAAGCTGCTGGATTATATCCAAATTACTGACAACATGTGAATGAGCGTCTTTCGGTTTAATTTGTAGGAAGAGTTTACATGCCAGGATTGGATGGATCTTAAACCAACATCCCTTTTATTCATCTTACTGTCTCCTGCAGTGATATTATGATACTAAATGAGTGTCGGTCAGGTGACAGAAATGGAGTTGGAATTAgagaggctttttttcttttctaactgTCCATGGTGAGTCTCACAATAATATACGTGTGAAGCTAAATGGGTGGAGCGCTGTTTTAATCATTGTATGTTTTTTCTCCGGAGACATTCTGACAAATCGCATTCGATCCATGTCTTTgttcctgttatgttgttcctacAAGCCATACGCGTGAGTCAGTGTGAACTATAGTGGATTCATGGCACCACCACCGCACCTTCATGTACTGCAGCCGTCATTAATATTACTAATCACACCTGAGCTTTTCCTGGCAGCGTCCTGCATGAACACTGGCCTATCACTGTGAAAAAGGTTGGTTGTTCTCATAAGGGGCGATATGAGCagtgtgtgcaatataaatatgtattgcaTTTAGTGCAAATAAGAAAAAACCTGTGGTCACTTTATATAATGacactaaatgaaatgaaatacgcTATGTGATATATTTGTGATGTGGGCACGCAGTCACGCCGAGTAAGCTGCATCACCTCATGTGAACTAAAAAACTGACATGTTGCATCCGTTCACACACGACGCGAatagagaatatatatatagagaatATTGTGcaaatggctttttaaaaaaacttgtCAATTTCCCTCTCTCGCACTAATGGGCACCCAGCGGTGGTTCCTATGGTAACGGCCCTAAACCATGTGGTagcagatggagggagagcTGGAGGGCTAAATTTATCTTCCAGCATCCTCACCTCGActacagagagcgagagagcaggCGGAGGTGCCTCTCTCCTCGAAGCTACGGCTTTTCTGAGAGAGAAATCAATACTTTGGGAGTCTTAAATCCGTAGTACACCGATACTTCTCCGTTCTTTCCAGACGAGCCAGAGAGGAAATTGCATGCATGGGAATGACAAATAACACTGACATTAACCACATTATTCCAAACAATTCAACCAAATAAACTTCAAAAACTTATTTTTGTAAACTGTGAAACTCTGCAATATTTTAAAAGGGACATACTGATTTATGTGTAGGAAATATATCTAAATTGGATTGGCTATAGATATTTCTGAAATGACATAACAACTAATAACAATGAGATGTCTCAAACAATGGTATCTAAGGCAACTTCTCTGACAATTTTGTGGtgaaacacaatgaaaaaagGCGTGCTAATTTTCAAACATCAGCCCATCTCGCGAAATCAGCTCACTTAAGCAACAAATTCCCTCATCTGCCGTTGTGTCTCCGCCACAATGTCAGCTGAGCGCAGGGCAACGCCGTCGAGTCAGCAAGCGCGACTTCATCAGCAGCCTGATGGCGGGGAGCCCACGGGGAGTCAGAGCGTGCACAACCAttccttcctctgtgtgtgtgtgtgtgtatttacgtGAACGCACTCCGGGAGTGCTCCCCAGTccataggaggggggggggggggggggggggcgtgccaTGCGAGGGAGGTTGGATGCACAACACAGGGAGCTCATTCACTCCCAGTCTGAGCTGTGTGCTCGAGTACATACACAGTCCACAAACCACGCACTCCCcttcattcacacacagacgcacacacacacacacacacaccagcacggcTGAAGCTACACTGTCTGCATCGGTTTCAAACACGGCAACAAAACGCTCCGAGTATGATTCCAGAAATGAGTCTTAGTTTTTGTTATGTTACCAAACGCCGGCTCATTGATGGAGGAGCCGTCAGCGGAACAACAAAGGCTTGAATGGAGAAAATCCCCCCCGACACTCACATCACGTCACTAACATCAAAATCACTGCAGATGACGGAGAGGAAATCAAtggcttatttttttctttcctttttctctttttttttttttttttttacctggtaGCAGGTGGTGTTGTCCTCCGGTTGTGTATGGCTGGAAACGGGGAGAGccggagccagagagagagagagaga from Gasterosteus aculeatus chromosome 10, fGasAcu3.hap1.1, whole genome shotgun sequence carries:
- the hivep3a gene encoding transcription factor HIVEP3 isoform X2; its protein translation is MEASHSRLTTGEEAGGQERRQPESPHRGPRPKSPPRPRRQHLAGSPKPRGTPQQPKPPRRQHPERKRLRHQRQSAESDAALEHSHEGPKASAVFSPSPGSAGGPPRSKPDSQDGDPKPKRERKPQRPGKYVCTYCGRACAKPSVLQKHIRSHTGERPYPCAPCGFSFKTKSNLYKHRKSHTHRVKAGLAPGEPRTLEEQVTESEDESRQLVSASSLAERQSGAASTESRETDRAKDGATGNEDSRAVKKRLALRLSRGKPGSDEKTSSLILGSKGSTESGYFSRSESTERSQDSPPNTSAKSYAEIILGKYGRLGHLQRMSRQHNQQPSGQEDKNMAFTVPKKQVIDHITKLITINEAVVDTSKIDSVKPRRFSLSRKNSSESQKSSSVKDALIHSPKAGDPSYKSSGSITMGVPCEKFQHTSSSAEQPAGQTSNAPLVRSHSMPAAASSFDASSGGLGKFRLTQSFDEHQPPETQASRRYRMLRRQPAIEIPLGGELSREEREGSGLLHPDRVTAVPDHRQSQPLPYECEACGTGCNDWEGYKRHKKSLCLAHRPKNDVVVSQMGGSPPTNHAVRAGASAMRKRRKEESLELDDPSSPSLPSTALLPGQCRDESNVAYEGPRRPALQTCSVIQHTRSFEKQESFCIDGLEAPKNSPLHEDYQRQPQHSTKPATGQLAAQHGVRVPEILVTEDPNVSASTSIEPTPSVKPPEKAEEFQWPQRSTSLSQLPIEKLPPKKKRLRLAEAAQSSGESSFDSVSLPRSPSQDSSASYASSRSTSFEESNRPDLETAGPTPLRRSRAPHMLTVPGAHQQREMRRSASEQAPHDPQLSVLMAEARSKSFDYSCLSPERSAVGWRERRKCLLVRHTAIRDPDEEAEEEKQRTAPSQSPERVSSTASSKVGPASVQCSRSPASPLSGDAVTRKPGRLQGEDIFSQWKLGQNVQLTGSAERIACIDPVNEASRVDAEQPPLRTPRHYPPHGPSGAARAHYLPMSTGLKLEIPLLRGDYSEVRLNPSHIQPAASPHITSSLELLRPVPSPAVAVRLQTDTLNLACAIYTSFSRSTSPRPQEAVDAVSQNTGHPTAERQHRNTSTDPQTWSDDGLRVSGSGGNKRMLSPSNSMELPPESQQQQKRVKEEEEEEGEVGRADGASVDPRNQVLKRENQTRLPSVCSSIAHVGPSYPGLLSSTCNSWCYLNYIKPNPCTLDEQKPSVYSSWSTSGYDPNPPGLSSRTALSLLQCKQRLSPSIYTVSPMSVRTSESMEQEDTKRPCSTEVYNSHPYRRDPEGATKGQLSADGNGSHREGEREDERKNAEEEAQSGSRNKPAPEVWSSERGSNEKRALVHCGGGGGERCQCVDCPFNLKSTASVLQKCPRRITESPPRDCEHCYLSVEAEGVCEKRRPDEQKGPEDEHAREKDGRPDEDNRVEVAESSHTASPDSGEPPPGGRLMEPEPGRSVTLSPKSSASGRRALFARRRLDASTSASSEGSRSPRPRPLMPRGDPSPPRSPSPGARRSPAPLSSPSSPSCHVSSSTLRPVVPVRGLSPVTVQPHGSESRGPAGSFADLFAQSKARLHPGGRSANARPSAPEEGQTPAPPPPTRPRGAHTLLSHLPLHSQPPSRSPSLLIPIGGIHMIQPRSTLPLYSLVSSPAAACLAGRSRTLSDPPKGGLPPPPRPEPSETVDRRGRLGARRPASPGTETGIPEVIAEVRVYREESTQGPKKAPSSQTQL